GCCGTACTCTATCCTGCTGAAGTGCGTGTGTAGCGGCTTCACCGCCCAGGTGCCTAGCTCGCGCTCTATCCTCTCTATGACCTCTATAACGTGGTCGAGGCTGGTTATGTAGCTGCCCTCGCTCCTCGCGTAGAGGTGCGCCCAGTCCACCGTAGGCCGGCACATCTCTATCTCGCGGCAGATCTCTATCACGTCGTCCAGGCTCCCGACCTGGCTGCTCTTGCCCGTGGTCTCGGGCGACAGCCAGACCCCCTTGATGCCCTCCTGCCGCATCCACTCGGCCAGGGGGCGTAGGTTCTCTACCACCTTGCGGAGCGCGTCGCGGGGGCTAGGGTTGTCCCTGTAGTAGCCCGGGTGGAACACGACCGCGTACGCGCCCATCCAGCTCGCGGCCCGCAGGGCAGCCTTAAGCCTCTCGATGCTCTTCTTTACCGTCTCCTGGTTCCCCGCGAGGTTGATGTAGTATGGGGCGTGCATCGAGACTACTACGCCGTAGCGCTCAGCAGCCTCGCGTATAGCGCGGGCCTTCTGCTCGCTCACGCGGACCCCGCGTACAGCCTCGTACTCTATAGCGTCGAGGCCAATACCCGCTATGTACTCTATAGCCCTGGCGTAGTCGCCCTGCTTCATGCCCACCGGCTTGCCCGCCGGGCCAAACCTCATACGACGGCTCATAGCGTCTCCCAGCCCTACACTACCAGGGCGCTGGGCCCCTTGAAGAGGCTCGCGGCATAGGAGACAGGCAGAGAGCCGGGACGAGGAGGGCTCAGCGGATCCACCCTCTGCATCCCCCGGGGCCCTAACGGCCCCGGGCTCGAGCCCGCCACACTCGTCACAGCCCCGGGCCGGTGTCTACCTGGCCCCGAGCACTAGGTGGGCTGCGAGCCCCATGTAGACTAGTGCTACGCTTATGTCAACTATCGTCGTGACGAGGGGGCCCGACACGGCTGCAGGGTCTGCGCCTAGCCGGCGCGCTACTATCGGGAGCGTTGCGCCTATTATATCGGCTAGGAGCGTGACTATAAGCAGCGTGAGCGCCACCGACAGCGACAGCATCACATCCCCGTCGCTAAGCACCATAGCGAACCCAAAGCCTATTGCCGCCAGGGTCGAGCCTATGAGAGCAGCCGTAGCCAGCTCCTTGAGGAACACGTAGACTATGTCGTGGCGGCTCCTCTCCGATATCTCGCCGAGGGCTAGGGCCCGGATAATCATTGAGCTAGCCTGGCTCCCCACGTTACCCCCAGTGTCCATCACCAGGGGTATGAAGGCCGCGAGCAGCGCTATACGCTGGATGACGTCCTCGTAGCCCTTGATTATGTTGGCTGTGACGCTCTCTATCGCGTATATGAGGAGGAGCCACGGGATCCGTGACTTGAAGAGATCGAGTATACTAGCTTTGAGGTACCTCTCCCGGGGCTTCTCGAGGCCACCCAGCAGGGCTATGTCCTCGGCCGCCTCCTCCGCGAGCACGTCGGCTACATCCTCTATCGTTACTAGGCCGAGGAACCTGCCCTCACGGTCGACCACCGGCAGCCGGTTTATGTCGTAGCGTAGCATCATCCTGGCTACCTCCTCCCGGTCCACCTCCGGCTCCACCGCCGCCCTCGGCCTCGCTGCGAGCCTCCCCAGCCTCTCGCCGGGGCTGGCACGGAGCAGCTGATCCACCGTGACGAGGCCTACTAGGCGGCCCCCGTCGCCGACCACCACTATCGTGTCGCGGACGTCGTAGTCGCCGCTACGGAGCAGCTGCAGCGCCTGCTGCACAGTATCGCTAGCACGTAGCACCGGCACACTGGTCGTCATCACGCCGCCAGCCGTGTCCGGGGGGTAGCGGAGCAGCTGCAGCGCCTCCCGGCGCAGGGGGTCCGGGAGCCTACCCAGGAGAAGGCGGCGCAGCTTCTCCGGCAGCTTCTGGAGCACGTCCACTGCCTCGTCGGGGTCGAGAGTCGCTATAGCCTTGGCCAGGTGATCGGGGTCCAGGGACCCAGCTATCTCGCGGAGCGTAGCCTCGTCAGCCAGCAGCATGATCCTGCCGAGGCTCTGGGCGGAGAGGATACGGTAGAGCCTGCGCCTCACGTCGCCGGGGAGGCGGAGCAGCGCGTCGAGCAGGTCCGGGGGCTCCAGGTAGACCTCGAGGAGGTTGACCAGCCCAGGCTTGTCGAGGAGGAACTCCGCCAGGAGTTCTGCGCCCTGGGGGCCCAGGGGCGCCGCCCGTACCTCCGCGTCCTCCCCCAGCTGCCCCGTTATCCTCTCCTCGAGCTCGCCCGGCTCCAGCGGAGAGTCGACTATCAGCAGGAGCCGGGCCCTATCCTCGACCGCGTAGCCCAGGCTAGTAACCAGGTTGACGCCCAGGCGGTGGAGTAGCCCCGTAGTCTCCGATAGAAGGCCCGGCCTGTCGGGAGCGTCCACCAGTACTACCAGCCTAGTCGCCAAGAGTCTCTGCCCCCTCAGCGCCCCTGCTTCTCGCTGCTCCTCTGGCGCCCCCGGAGGAGGGAGCCGAGGACACCCCCTATACCCGACAGCAGGGCGCCAGCCGCGCCCATGAGGACCAGTGCTGTGCCCACAGCGCCGCCGGCCAGCAGCCCCACTATGCCCGCAAAGAACGCGCCGAGGGCAGCCACTACGACGGCTACGAAGACCGCGCCGAATATCCCCGCCAGGAAGCCTGCCACGAGGCCACGGTGCGGAGGGCCGCCCGCCAGGAGCCCGGCCACCAGGCCACCGAGGAAGTCGGCAGCGAGCGGCGGCACCACAGCGGCAAGTAGTAGCCTAGCAACGAACCCCGCTAGGACAGCAGCAGCCATACCAGCCAAGACCGTGTTGCACCTCTACGCCCTGGCCCCTGGTGCTGGGGCGGCGCTGAGCCACATTAATCTCCGCCGGCCCCCTGGGCCTGGGTCGTAGGGGCGCTAGACTTGCCGGCCGCGGTCGTCGTGAAGATTAGCGGGAAGCATGTCAACCCGGACAAGCCGGGCATGGTGAAGAGCTACGCCGAGGTGCTACGCAGGCTCCACGAGGAGGGCTACCGGCTAGCCGTCGTCGTGGGCGGCGGCCCGGTAGCGAGAGCCTACATCGCCGCGGCGCGGGAGGCCGGGGCGAACCGCGCGCTCCAGGACATGCTGGGCATAGAGGCGGCGAGGCTCAACGCCCGGCTGCTAGCAGCCGCGCTCCACCCCGACGCGTACCCTGAGCCGCCGCGGAGCATCTGGGAGGCCCTAGAAGCGGCCGCAACCGGCAGGATAGTGGTCGCGGGAGGCTTCCAGCCCGGACAGAGCACCGCGGGCGTGGCAGCACTCCTGGCAGAGACGCTCAACGCCGACCTGCTCGTACTAGCCACCACGGTGGATGGCGTCTACACCGCCGACCCCCGGCGGAGCCCAGACGCCAAGCTCATACCACGCCTAGGCTATGGGGAGCTCCGCAGCGTGCTCGAGCAGAGCGTCGAGCCCGGCCGCTACGAGCTACTAGACCCCCTAGCACTCTCCATCGTCGAGAGGAGCGGTATCAGGGTAAGGGTGGTGAACGGCTCGGACCCCGAGAACGTGGCGAGGGCTGCGAGAGGCGAGGAGGTAGGCAGCCTAGTAGCACCGTGAGCACTGCGCGTCCCCGGCAGCGCACTCGACGGCGCTGGCAGCAAACGTTAACTATAATGTACAATAATTAGAATAATCAAACATTGTTTTGAAAGTGTGAGTAAGGCCTATAACCCCCTTATACGACTGTTGAACACGTAATCTTGGAGGGCGAGGGCGGCAGCCGAGGCAGCGTATCACCCCTTGGGGCCGACCGGGCCCAGAACTCTATGCACCACCGCCCGGCGGCCCAACAACCAGAACCACTCCAACCCGTTCTCCCATCAAGTCGCTAGGACAAGCGATACTATGGCCTACGCTGTCCAGGCTCCTAGAGT
The window above is part of the Pyrodictium abyssi genome. Proteins encoded here:
- the mgtE gene encoding magnesium transporter; amino-acid sequence: MATRLVVLVDAPDRPGLLSETTGLLHRLGVNLVTSLGYAVEDRARLLLIVDSPLEPGELEERITGQLGEDAEVRAAPLGPQGAELLAEFLLDKPGLVNLLEVYLEPPDLLDALLRLPGDVRRRLYRILSAQSLGRIMLLADEATLREIAGSLDPDHLAKAIATLDPDEAVDVLQKLPEKLRRLLLGRLPDPLRREALQLLRYPPDTAGGVMTTSVPVLRASDTVQQALQLLRSGDYDVRDTIVVVGDGGRLVGLVTVDQLLRASPGERLGRLAARPRAAVEPEVDREEVARMMLRYDINRLPVVDREGRFLGLVTIEDVADVLAEEAAEDIALLGGLEKPRERYLKASILDLFKSRIPWLLLIYAIESVTANIIKGYEDVIQRIALLAAFIPLVMDTGGNVGSQASSMIIRALALGEISERSRHDIVYVFLKELATAALIGSTLAAIGFGFAMVLSDGDVMLSLSVALTLLIVTLLADIIGATLPIVARRLGADPAAVSGPLVTTIVDISVALVYMGLAAHLVLGAR
- a CDS encoding DUF5518 domain-containing protein: MAGMAAAVLAGFVARLLLAAVVPPLAADFLGGLVAGLLAGGPPHRGLVAGFLAGIFGAVFVAVVVAALGAFFAGIVGLLAGGAVGTALVLMGAAGALLSGIGGVLGSLLRGRQRSSEKQGR
- the pyrH gene encoding UMP kinase, translating into MPAAVVVKISGKHVNPDKPGMVKSYAEVLRRLHEEGYRLAVVVGGGPVARAYIAAAREAGANRALQDMLGIEAARLNARLLAAALHPDAYPEPPRSIWEALEAAATGRIVVAGGFQPGQSTAGVAALLAETLNADLLVLATTVDGVYTADPRRSPDAKLIPRLGYGELRSVLEQSVEPGRYELLDPLALSIVERSGIRVRVVNGSDPENVARAARGEEVGSLVAP
- a CDS encoding TIM barrel protein, yielding MSRRMRFGPAGKPVGMKQGDYARAIEYIAGIGLDAIEYEAVRGVRVSEQKARAIREAAERYGVVVSMHAPYYINLAGNQETVKKSIERLKAALRAASWMGAYAVVFHPGYYRDNPSPRDALRKVVENLRPLAEWMRQEGIKGVWLSPETTGKSSQVGSLDDVIEICREIEMCRPTVDWAHLYARSEGSYITSLDHVIEVIERIERELGTWAVKPLHTHFSRIEYGRGGEREHHTLAEEEYGPEWRTVCRGYRETGIEGIVISESPILDRDALVMKKICMEEGYV